One genomic segment of Chelmon rostratus isolate fCheRos1 chromosome 22, fCheRos1.pri, whole genome shotgun sequence includes these proteins:
- the meig1 gene encoding LOW QUALITY PROTEIN: meiosis expressed gene 1 protein homolog (The sequence of the model RefSeq protein was modified relative to this genomic sequence to represent the inferred CDS: substituted 1 base at 1 genomic stop codon), producing the protein MSHTTDNISKPKSMSRAKSWTVEVENLFRFQKAGYRDELEYTQVKQGALIDKWPETGFVKKLQRXDNTFYYYSRKRECQDRDVHEVKVYTY; encoded by the exons ATGTCCCACACTACTGATAACATCTCCAAGCCGAAGTCCATGAGCAGAGCCAAGTCATGGACGGTGGAAGTGGAAAACCTATTCAGATTCCAGAAAGCTGGCTACAGAGATGAGCTGGAGTACACACAAGTCAAGCAAGGGGCCTTG atTGACAAATGGCCAGAGACCGGCTTTGTGAAGAAGCTCCAGCGTTGAGACAACACGTTTTATTACTACAGCAGAAAACGGGAATGCCAGGACCGTGATGTGCACGAAGTCAAAGTCTACACATATTGA
- the tmem243b gene encoding transmembrane protein 243b has translation MDEFSTRTYGTSGMDNRPLFGETSARDRIINLAVGGFTSVVVLVTVISSFVFPSLPPRPLNVFFAVCILLACGSTIVLIFWYRQGDLEPKFRNLIYYMLVSIVLLCLCANLYFHDVR, from the exons ATGGATGAATTCTCCACCAGGACGTACGGCACTAGTGGCATGGACAACAGACCTCTGTTCGGGGAGACCTCGGCACGG GATCGAATCATCAACCTGGCAGTGGGGGGATTTACGTCTGTGGTTGTTTTA GTGACTGTGATCAGTTCGTTCGTGTTTCCCTCGTTGCCTCCGCGACCGCTCAACGTCTTCTTCGCCGTGTGCATCCTGCTGGCCTGTGGATCCACTATAGTGCTG ATATTCTGGTACCGGCAGGGCGACCTGGAGCCTAAATTCAGGAATCTGATCTACTACATGCTGGTGTCCATCGTGCTGCTGTGTCTATGTGCCAACCTCTACTTCCACGATGTCAGGTAA
- the cd9b gene encoding CD9 molecule b — MGALQCIKYLVFVFNFLFWLAGTAVLAVGLWLRFDTRTAGLFEGEESPSVFFTGVYILIAAGALMMVVGFLGCCGAIKESPCMLGLFFLFLLLIFAVEVAAGIWGLSNKDRVVEEVTEFYKQTYTNYKDTRQEALKETLRLIHFGLNCCGPTGTVIDAAKDICPKKEGLEVLITTSCPAAIDEMFNNKLHIIGGVGIGIGVIMIFGMIFSMMLCCAIKRSRDFV, encoded by the exons ATGGGGGCACTGCAGTGCATCAAATACCTGGTGTTTGTGTTCAACTTTCTCTTCTGG CTGGCAGGCACTGCAGTGCTGGCTGTGGGCCTGTGGCTGCGTTTTGACACCAGGACAGCAGGACTGTTTGAAGGAGAGGAGTCGCCTTCAGTCTTCTTCACTG GTGTGTACATCCTGATTGCGGCGGGGGCTCTGATGATGGTCGTGGGCTTCCTAGGATGCTGCGGAGCCATTAAAGAGTCGCCGTGCATGCTGGGATTG ttcttcctcttcctgctcctcatctTCGCTGTGGAAGTTGCTGCTGGGATCTGGGGACTCTCCAACAAAGACAGg gtggtggaggaagttACAGAGTTCTATAAGCAGACCTACACCAACTACAAAGACACCCGACAGGAAGCGCTGAAGGAGACCCTGCGTCTCATCCACTTTGga CTGAACTGCTGCGGCCCCACAGGGACGGTGATTGATGCTGCCAAAGACATCTGCCCCAAGAAGGAGGGACTGGAGGTCCTCATCACCACG AGCTGTCCAGCTGCCATCGATGAGATGTTCaacaacaaactgcacatcatCGGCGGAGTCGGCATCGGTATCGGCGTCATCATG atCTTTGGGATGATCTTCAGCATGATGCTCTGCTGTGCCATAAAGAGGTCCAGAGACTTTGTCTGA